A window of Fictibacillus halophilus contains these coding sequences:
- a CDS encoding carbohydrate ABC transporter permease, giving the protein MKKTIIYILVSIIAICFFAPFVIMISGSFNDLDLFVADPLFWLPTTPTIENYAKILINESFPRWFMNSVIITIIPVITQVFFCTLIGYIFAKKEFKGKELIFWSLLAMVMVPRQLLIIPNYILFNYLSWIDTYLVFIVPELWTIMGVFLIRQYLQSIPKELEEAAWMDGATDLQIFFKVIMPLSKPAMATIGTFAFIGNWNDLFSPLIFTTSEEMYPLTVGLATLLDKTGNFGLQMAGATLSFIPTFLVFIFFQKYFTEGISLSGLK; this is encoded by the coding sequence TTGAAAAAAACAATTATCTATATTCTTGTATCTATAATAGCCATCTGTTTTTTTGCCCCTTTCGTAATCATGATTTCGGGCTCATTTAACGATCTTGACCTTTTTGTAGCAGATCCATTATTTTGGCTGCCAACAACGCCAACGATAGAAAATTACGCAAAGATCTTAATTAACGAATCCTTTCCAAGATGGTTTATGAACTCGGTCATCATTACGATCATTCCTGTAATAACGCAAGTGTTCTTTTGTACGCTGATCGGTTATATCTTTGCAAAAAAGGAGTTTAAAGGGAAAGAGTTAATCTTTTGGTCACTTCTCGCGATGGTGATGGTGCCACGTCAGCTGTTAATTATTCCAAACTATATTCTCTTTAATTATTTAAGCTGGATCGATACGTATCTCGTGTTCATCGTTCCTGAACTATGGACGATCATGGGTGTGTTTCTAATCAGACAATATCTACAATCTATTCCAAAAGAATTAGAAGAAGCGGCATGGATGGACGGAGCGACCGACCTACAGATCTTTTTCAAAGTTATCATGCCACTATCAAAGCCCGCTATGGCAACGATCGGAACCTTCGCTTTTATTGGAAACTGGAACGATCTTTTCTCTCCGTTGATCTTTACGACGTCTGAAGAGATGTATCCGTTGACAGTCGGGTTAGCCACGTTGCTTGATAAAACAGGAAACTTCGGACTTCAGATGGCAGGTGCTACTCTGTCCTTTATACCCACGTTTTTAGTATTTATCTTTTTCCAAAAG
- a CDS encoding carbohydrate ABC transporter permease, producing MSAQFKKSWKKNKLVYIVLIPVFIHFAIFQGLPLIGSLFLSFMNWPIIGEPKFIGLANWKAVLHDEMAWKSLYNTTLFTLYYVVPTMALGLILASFLHMGLWGNKIFKGIFFLPVVTSFVVIAGIWAWLFNGNDYGVVNYVLSWFGFESVSFFSSKKMALITLAFLSVFKVAGSTMIYYLAGLNSIPRHLYESASIDGATGWKSFWLITFPLLKPTHFYVAIFTTIGSFQVFDSAYLLTGGGPDYSTTTIVYYMYTVAFTSLRLGYASVLAYILFMIILVISLIQRKYFGKEVSYY from the coding sequence ATGTCCGCTCAATTTAAGAAATCATGGAAGAAGAACAAACTTGTATATATCGTTTTAATTCCCGTCTTTATCCATTTTGCAATCTTTCAAGGTCTGCCACTCATAGGAAGCCTTTTTTTAAGCTTTATGAACTGGCCGATCATAGGGGAACCAAAATTTATTGGTCTGGCGAATTGGAAAGCGGTTCTGCACGATGAGATGGCGTGGAAATCGCTATATAACACAACACTATTCACTCTGTATTATGTCGTGCCAACAATGGCGCTCGGACTCATATTAGCATCATTTCTTCATATGGGATTATGGGGCAATAAGATATTTAAAGGCATCTTCTTTTTGCCTGTTGTTACCTCGTTTGTCGTCATTGCAGGAATTTGGGCATGGCTGTTTAACGGTAACGATTATGGAGTGGTCAATTATGTACTCTCGTGGTTTGGATTTGAATCTGTAAGTTTCTTCTCAAGTAAAAAGATGGCCCTAATAACGTTAGCTTTTCTAAGCGTGTTTAAAGTGGCAGGAAGTACGATGATCTATTATCTAGCTGGATTGAATTCGATACCTCGTCATCTTTATGAATCGGCTTCGATCGATGGTGCAACAGGATGGAAGTCATTTTGGTTGATTACCTTTCCGTTGTTAAAACCAACACATTTTTATGTCGCTATCTTTACGACGATCGGTTCGTTTCAAGTCTTTGACTCTGCCTACCTACTAACAGGTGGTGGTCCTGATTACTCTACCACAACCATTGTTTACTACATGTACACGGTCGCATTTACATCACTTCGATTAGGTTACGCTAGCGTTCTTGCATACATTTTATTCATGATTATACTCGTGATCTCCTTGATACAAAGAAAGTACTTTGGTAAAGAAGTCAGCTATTACTAG
- a CDS encoding ABC transporter substrate-binding protein: MKRKVMLSLFSVLLLLSVFLAGCSDKESAGGSSDEKVTIKIWTHPFMGGDDIGGEEKKFWDNAISGFEKENPNIKVDLQVLPWANREEKILTALASKNGPDAFYSIPDQLAQYVSMNIIAPINDHVDKKTLEDYNEAALDVVTYDGKTYGLPMLNSVMTYYYNLDLIKAAGGDPNNLPETWDELEALGPKVKEQGKFLINFSGGGTPNMSIYPFIWQAGGDVINKKGDIMVNSPESVEAYEYINNLFKKGYLSKDTATETDGGMANFMAGKLAVLMYPNNFVPANRDKDLGFEWGVGPILKNKEQVTYGTTGSYVVPTSSKHQKEAAKFVEYLTNTENMSAFCKMAGYIPPKKSAANIYEGDEMMSKLVEQAKVANPGVLHPVGRKIGPDVQSSFQKVLLGESSPKESIKALEEKIQTTMDQEG, encoded by the coding sequence ATGAAACGAAAGGTTATGCTTAGTTTGTTTTCAGTGCTATTATTGCTATCTGTATTTTTGGCTGGTTGCTCCGATAAAGAGTCAGCAGGTGGATCCTCAGATGAAAAGGTAACGATTAAAATTTGGACGCATCCCTTTATGGGAGGAGATGACATTGGTGGAGAAGAAAAGAAGTTTTGGGACAATGCCATTTCAGGCTTTGAAAAAGAAAATCCAAACATAAAAGTAGATCTGCAAGTATTGCCGTGGGCGAATCGTGAAGAAAAAATACTTACAGCTCTTGCCTCTAAGAATGGTCCAGATGCATTCTACTCTATACCAGATCAGCTTGCACAATATGTATCTATGAATATTATAGCTCCGATCAACGATCATGTAGACAAAAAGACATTAGAAGATTATAACGAGGCAGCACTAGATGTTGTAACGTATGATGGAAAAACATATGGGTTGCCAATGCTGAACAGTGTTATGACGTATTACTATAATCTAGATCTCATTAAAGCAGCTGGTGGAGATCCTAACAATCTGCCAGAGACGTGGGATGAGCTTGAAGCGTTAGGTCCTAAAGTGAAAGAGCAAGGTAAATTCCTGATCAATTTCTCAGGAGGAGGCACACCAAATATGAGCATCTATCCGTTTATCTGGCAGGCGGGTGGAGACGTTATTAACAAAAAAGGCGATATTATGGTAAACAGTCCAGAATCTGTGGAAGCCTATGAATATATCAACAACTTATTTAAAAAAGGATACTTGTCTAAAGATACAGCTACTGAAACAGACGGTGGTATGGCAAACTTTATGGCTGGTAAACTAGCCGTATTAATGTATCCGAATAACTTTGTACCTGCTAACCGTGATAAGGATCTAGGCTTTGAGTGGGGAGTAGGACCAATCTTAAAGAATAAGGAACAAGTAACGTATGGAACAACAGGAAGCTATGTGGTTCCAACATCAAGCAAGCATCAAAAAGAAGCTGCTAAGTTCGTTGAATACCTAACAAACACGGAGAATATGAGCGCGTTCTGTAAGATGGCGGGATATATTCCACCAAAAAAATCAGCAGCTAATATTTACGAAGGTGACGAGATGATGTCAAAGCTCGTTGAACAGGCAAAAGTAGCAAATCCAGGAGTGCTTCACCCTGTTGGAAGAAAAATTGGTCCGGATGTTCAATCTAGCTTCCAAAAAGTACTCTTAGGAGAATCTTCACCAAAAGAGTCTATTAAAGCGCTTGAAGAAAAGATTCAAACGACGATGGATCAAGAAGGATAA
- a CDS encoding dihydrodipicolinate synthase family protein translates to MTISLPLMIKERLNQGVVIPAHPLALKENRSLDEENQRLLTRYYLASGAGGVAVGVHTTQFEIRMPQYNLYEKVLSLAAEEIDNNQQLDSFIKIAGICGETSQAIKEAHIALKHGYHLGLLSMGGLQNYTEEQLLERTKEISSIIPVFGFYLQPSVGGRILSYEFWKSFCEIPNVMAIKLAPFNRYQTLDVVRAVCESSRYDEIALYTGNDDNIVGDLLTSYRFKIGNEFREKEIVGGLLGHWAVWTHRAVELLHQIKERKISTSELLTKGIEITDCNAAFFDANNGFKGCIAGIHEVLRRQGLLNGIWCLNPDENLSSGQKEEIDRIYNMYPHLNDDVFVSQNIKSWKSHVNH, encoded by the coding sequence ATGACCATCTCATTACCTTTAATGATAAAAGAACGCTTAAATCAAGGTGTTGTCATTCCTGCTCATCCACTAGCTCTAAAGGAGAACCGTTCACTAGATGAAGAAAATCAGCGTCTCCTCACCCGATATTACTTAGCGAGTGGTGCTGGTGGTGTAGCGGTAGGAGTGCACACTACACAATTTGAAATCCGTATGCCTCAATATAATTTATACGAAAAAGTACTGTCATTAGCTGCTGAAGAAATCGATAACAACCAGCAACTTGACAGTTTTATAAAAATTGCAGGAATATGCGGTGAAACAAGTCAGGCGATAAAAGAAGCTCATATCGCCTTGAAACACGGCTACCACCTTGGACTCCTCAGTATGGGAGGGTTACAAAACTACACAGAAGAACAGCTTTTGGAACGGACAAAAGAAATTTCATCAATCATTCCAGTGTTCGGGTTTTATTTGCAGCCGTCAGTAGGTGGAAGGATATTAAGTTATGAGTTTTGGAAGTCGTTTTGCGAAATACCAAACGTAATGGCGATTAAGCTAGCACCGTTCAATCGTTATCAAACATTAGATGTTGTTCGTGCGGTCTGTGAGTCATCTCGGTATGATGAGATTGCTCTTTATACCGGTAATGACGACAATATCGTAGGTGACCTTCTCACATCATATCGCTTCAAAATAGGGAATGAATTTCGTGAAAAAGAGATTGTTGGTGGACTTTTAGGACACTGGGCAGTATGGACGCATCGAGCTGTTGAGCTTCTTCACCAGATTAAAGAAAGGAAGATCAGTACATCAGAACTGCTTACAAAAGGAATAGAAATAACCGATTGCAACGCAGCGTTCTTTGATGCGAATAATGGATTTAAAGGCTGTATAGCGGGTATTCATGAAGTGCTAAGAAGGCAAGGGTTGTTAAACGGAATTTGGTGTTTGAATCCCGATGAAAACTTATCCTCAGGCCAAAAAGAGGAGATTGATCGTATCTATAACATGTATCCACACCTGAACGATGATGTATTTGTTTCACAAAACATTAAATCTTGGAAGTCGCATGTAAATCATTAA
- a CDS encoding NAD-dependent epimerase/dehydratase family protein, producing the protein MKNIQELEDRLSSPSQQLVEEITKMDGDILILGVGGKMGPSLAKLAKRAINQAGISKKVIGVSRFSNGNLQNELENDGIETIAADLLNESDLNKLPKLQNVIYMAGNKFGTSNNESFTWAMNAYLPGKVAEMFSDSNIVAFSTGNVYPLTSVNRGGSTETSLTNPIGEYAQSCLGRERIFEHFSKTNHTPTLIFRLNYAIDLRYGVLMDIAESVNQQKPINLSMGNANVIWQGDANDWAIRSLNYCTSPAKILNVTGPETLSVRYAAEEFGKYFNKVPVFMNEESDRSLLSNAAQAFKMYGYPSVTLAEMIEWTADWVKQGGVTHNKPSKFQEREGAF; encoded by the coding sequence ATGAAAAACATTCAGGAGCTTGAAGACCGACTTTCGAGTCCGTCCCAACAGCTAGTAGAAGAGATCACAAAGATGGATGGAGATATTTTGATACTTGGTGTCGGGGGGAAGATGGGACCGAGCTTGGCAAAGCTTGCTAAGCGTGCCATAAATCAAGCGGGTATCTCTAAGAAGGTAATAGGCGTTTCTCGTTTTTCAAACGGAAATCTGCAAAATGAGCTAGAAAACGATGGAATAGAAACCATTGCCGCTGACTTGTTAAACGAATCGGACCTTAACAAACTTCCTAAACTACAGAATGTGATTTATATGGCAGGCAATAAGTTTGGCACTTCTAATAATGAAAGTTTCACTTGGGCGATGAATGCATACCTTCCTGGGAAAGTAGCTGAAATGTTCAGCGACTCAAATATTGTTGCCTTCTCAACAGGTAACGTTTACCCACTTACATCAGTCAATAGAGGGGGGTCTACAGAAACATCCTTAACGAATCCTATCGGAGAGTATGCGCAGTCTTGTTTGGGAAGAGAACGAATCTTTGAACACTTCTCCAAAACCAATCACACACCAACCCTCATTTTTAGATTAAATTACGCGATTGACCTTAGATATGGTGTATTGATGGATATAGCTGAATCAGTAAATCAACAAAAACCAATAAATTTAAGTATGGGGAATGCCAACGTCATTTGGCAAGGAGATGCCAATGACTGGGCAATTCGCTCGCTAAACTATTGTACGTCACCTGCCAAAATACTAAACGTAACAGGACCAGAAACCCTTTCTGTCCGCTATGCTGCTGAAGAGTTTGGAAAGTACTTTAACAAGGTTCCCGTTTTTATGAATGAAGAATCAGATCGATCCTTACTTAGCAATGCCGCTCAAGCATTTAAAATGTATGGTTATCCATCGGTAACGCTAGCCGAAATGATTGAATGGACGGCAGACTGGGTTAAGCAAGGAGGAGTGACACATAACAAACCATCTAAATTTCAAGAAAGAGAGGGAGCGTTTTAA
- a CDS encoding NAD(P)H-dependent flavin oxidoreductase: protein MNSNLPLSLSNQLSLPVINAPMFLVSSPDMVLESCKNGIIGTFPLLNARTSDLLENWMKHISEELSKAREEDPSSKIAPWGVNLIVHRTNKRFEEDVELIKKYEPPVVITSLGNPSDVAKIVHGYGGLVFSDVISLDHARKAAKTGIDGLILVCSGAGGHGGTLNPFAFLKAVKEFWDGMTILAGAISTGEEILAAKILGADLVYMGTRFIATQESSASEDYRQMLIESTLEDLVYTDAISGIKGNYLLPSLQKAGFDVENLMKKDAVDLSFSESKAKAWKDIWSAGQGVGSVKKIATIQEVVDDLKAEYKKAMNTKEAMSIIP from the coding sequence TTGAACAGCAATTTGCCATTAAGTTTGTCGAATCAACTCAGTCTACCCGTCATAAATGCACCCATGTTTTTAGTATCAAGTCCTGATATGGTCTTGGAAAGCTGCAAGAACGGAATTATTGGAACGTTCCCATTACTGAATGCACGCACCTCCGATCTATTAGAGAATTGGATGAAACATATCTCTGAAGAGCTAAGTAAAGCTAGGGAAGAAGATCCTTCTTCAAAGATAGCTCCATGGGGTGTTAACTTAATTGTTCACCGTACGAATAAACGTTTTGAAGAAGATGTAGAGCTAATAAAAAAATATGAGCCGCCAGTGGTGATTACATCTCTAGGTAATCCAAGCGATGTGGCTAAAATCGTTCACGGGTACGGTGGTCTCGTATTCTCTGACGTTATCTCGCTTGATCACGCTCGTAAGGCTGCTAAGACAGGCATCGATGGATTAATACTCGTATGCAGTGGGGCAGGTGGCCATGGTGGTACGTTAAATCCATTTGCTTTCTTAAAAGCAGTAAAAGAATTCTGGGATGGAATGACGATTCTAGCTGGGGCGATTTCAACAGGTGAAGAAATACTGGCTGCCAAGATCCTTGGAGCAGATCTCGTATACATGGGAACGCGCTTTATTGCGACTCAAGAATCTTCGGCGAGCGAAGATTACCGGCAGATGTTGATTGAATCGACTCTTGAGGATCTTGTTTATACAGACGCGATTAGTGGAATAAAAGGAAACTACCTGCTTCCATCCCTACAAAAAGCGGGATTTGATGTAGAAAACTTGATGAAAAAAGATGCCGTTGATCTCTCGTTCTCTGAATCCAAAGCGAAAGCATGGAAAGATATCTGGTCAGCAGGACAAGGTGTTGGAAGTGTAAAGAAAATAGCTACGATTCAGGAAGTAGTAGATGACCTTAAAGCTGAATATAAAAAAGCAATGAATACAAAGGAAGCTATGAGCATTATTCCTTAA
- a CDS encoding anti-repressor SinI family protein: MEKKTTLDREWILLMKEAKENGITKEEIMDFLKNPQFMTIDGSFSPEKLVIK; the protein is encoded by the coding sequence ATGGAGAAAAAGACAACGTTAGATCGCGAGTGGATTCTTTTAATGAAGGAAGCTAAGGAAAACGGCATTACAAAGGAAGAAATTATGGATTTTTTAAAAAATCCCCAATTCATGACAATTGATGGATCTTTTTCACCAGAAAAGCTTGTCATCAAGTAA
- a CDS encoding helix-turn-helix domain-containing protein gives MVIGENLKKYRTEKGFSMTSLAEKAGVAKSYISALERNIQQNPSIQLLEKIAEVLDISVDHLIKEEVNNEELDQEWANLVKEAMGSGVSKEQFKEFLEFNKWKNKQN, from the coding sequence ATGGTAATTGGGGAAAATTTAAAAAAGTACCGCACAGAAAAAGGCTTCTCCATGACTTCCTTAGCTGAAAAGGCTGGAGTAGCTAAATCTTACATAAGCGCATTAGAGCGAAATATTCAGCAAAACCCTTCCATTCAACTTCTCGAAAAGATCGCGGAGGTCCTTGATATTTCTGTCGATCATCTGATCAAAGAGGAAGTAAATAACGAAGAACTTGACCAAGAATGGGCCAATCTTGTAAAAGAAGCCATGGGTTCTGGTGTAAGCAAAGAGCAGTTTAAAGAGTTTCTCGAATTTAACAAATGGAAAAACAAACAAAACTAA
- a CDS encoding STAS domain-containing protein: MKQSPNELMDSQKSVDVNGSSFHWDTAKGIFQFEGEDVMLFWIDSAFKVFLESIEEITGEGTADLVFETAGYRTGLIVSDFYIRTIKDIEISAESLPNIYASAGWGKTYIELDVEKKEAIITITNSWETKIKKAQNSERMGRFLPGHWAGVFTGLFQTNMWFEVLENESEPNTLVLKITESQITPKDNIRDLVQREEQHEIMKLEAMVEDRTRELTDLIREISSPIIPVTDHIVVIPLIGKYNELRSNDMLEHTLTSLPQHRAKFVILDLTGIKSIDTEMVGMLNKLVSSARLFGMETLLVGISPELSMEITKHQYSLGESTYFRNLKHAIHFAFAKEGMLIQEPTK, translated from the coding sequence ATGAAGCAGTCGCCAAACGAACTAATGGATTCTCAAAAAAGTGTAGATGTGAATGGTTCTTCTTTTCATTGGGACACAGCAAAAGGTATTTTTCAATTTGAAGGCGAAGATGTGATGTTGTTTTGGATTGATTCAGCATTTAAGGTGTTTCTTGAATCCATTGAAGAGATTACAGGAGAAGGAACAGCAGACCTCGTTTTTGAAACAGCTGGGTATCGGACAGGGTTAATCGTTAGTGATTTTTACATAAGAACGATCAAAGATATTGAGATATCCGCTGAATCATTGCCTAACATTTATGCATCAGCTGGTTGGGGTAAAACATACATAGAGCTTGATGTAGAGAAAAAAGAAGCAATCATTACGATTACAAACAGCTGGGAAACAAAAATCAAAAAAGCGCAGAACAGCGAACGCATGGGACGCTTCTTACCTGGTCATTGGGCTGGTGTTTTCACCGGACTCTTTCAAACCAACATGTGGTTCGAGGTGCTTGAGAACGAGTCTGAACCTAACACGTTAGTATTAAAAATCACAGAATCACAAATAACTCCAAAAGATAATATACGCGATCTCGTTCAACGGGAAGAACAGCATGAGATTATGAAGCTAGAAGCGATGGTGGAAGATCGAACAAGAGAGTTAACCGATCTAATCAGAGAGATTTCCTCTCCCATTATTCCGGTTACCGATCATATCGTGGTTATCCCTTTGATCGGTAAATACAATGAGCTCCGTTCAAACGATATGCTCGAGCATACACTTACTTCACTTCCTCAACACCGTGCTAAATTTGTTATCTTGGATCTAACCGGTATTAAGTCTATCGACACTGAAATGGTAGGTATGCTGAACAAGCTTGTTTCTTCAGCACGATTGTTCGGGATGGAAACGTTGTTGGTCGGAATCTCACCTGAATTAAGTATGGAAATAACAAAACACCAATATTCTCTCGGAGAAAGTACATATTTCAGAAACCTAAAGCACGCCATCCACTTTGCTTTTGCAAAAGAAGGAATGCTCATACAAGAACCTACGAAGTAA
- a CDS encoding NlpC/P60 family protein → MKKWIVTSVLGASLLLSPLQAFANIGDQTLRPTMTHSDVKTLQTILRDKGYFTYSGSTTTYFGSYTKSAVMSFQRAKGLTADGIAGRSTFNKLGVYNVNNTYLVDYAKRFQGTPYKWGGTTTAGFDCSGYINYVFKNSHNIVLPRTVKEMWNQTGYRVSGQGVGDLVFFSTTDSGASHMGIYIGNGKFIHAGSSTGVTISDMNNTYWKPRYLGTKRL, encoded by the coding sequence ATGAAAAAATGGATAGTTACATCAGTTTTAGGTGCAAGTTTATTATTATCGCCACTACAGGCGTTTGCAAATATTGGAGATCAAACACTACGTCCAACAATGACACACTCAGATGTGAAAACACTTCAAACAATATTGCGAGATAAAGGTTATTTTACATATAGCGGTTCAACAACGACATACTTTGGATCATATACAAAGAGTGCGGTAATGAGCTTTCAGCGTGCAAAAGGTTTAACGGCAGACGGAATTGCTGGCCGCAGTACTTTTAACAAACTAGGAGTCTATAATGTTAATAACACGTATCTAGTAGACTATGCCAAACGTTTTCAAGGAACGCCGTACAAGTGGGGTGGAACAACTACCGCTGGGTTTGACTGTTCAGGGTACATCAACTATGTTTTTAAAAACTCTCACAATATCGTACTGCCACGCACCGTGAAAGAAATGTGGAACCAAACAGGATATCGAGTATCTGGTCAAGGTGTAGGGGACCTTGTGTTCTTTTCAACGACTGATTCTGGTGCCTCACACATGGGTATCTATATTGGAAACGGGAAGTTCATCCACGCCGGGTCTTCAACAGGAGTGACCATTTCAGACATGAACAACACCTATTGGAAACCGCGTTACTTAGGGACAAAGCGTCTATAA
- a CDS encoding ABC transporter ATP-binding protein — MIAAENLKKKFGRKEVLKEMNFFIEKGETVGVVGPNGAGKSTLLKILATLMKGSGGSVQIDGLDVRKEQKKIRQKIGYVPQEIAVYHELTTRENLRFFAKLAKGSSEERWMQRCEEWRLAEHLDKKVKHLSGGNQRKLNILIAMLHDPDLLILDEPTVGIDISAKQEIVNDLRQLGREGKTILYSSHDAQELETLCTSFLILKEGELLFYGSKQKVRQFGSVAQSENFAETLGEIVG; from the coding sequence TTGATTGCAGCAGAAAATTTGAAAAAGAAGTTTGGTAGAAAAGAAGTACTTAAAGAAATGAACTTCTTTATTGAAAAAGGAGAAACCGTCGGCGTTGTTGGCCCGAACGGTGCAGGTAAATCAACGCTACTGAAGATCCTTGCGACACTTATGAAAGGATCTGGCGGGTCGGTTCAGATCGATGGGCTTGATGTGAGGAAAGAACAAAAGAAGATTCGACAGAAAATCGGTTATGTACCGCAAGAAATTGCTGTGTATCATGAACTGACAACGCGCGAAAACTTACGATTTTTTGCCAAGTTAGCGAAAGGGTCATCAGAAGAAAGATGGATGCAGCGCTGCGAGGAATGGCGACTTGCTGAGCACCTTGATAAAAAAGTAAAGCATCTGTCGGGTGGTAACCAGAGAAAGCTGAACATCTTGATCGCGATGCTTCATGACCCGGATCTTCTGATTTTGGATGAACCGACAGTAGGTATTGATATATCTGCAAAGCAAGAGATCGTGAACGATTTGCGGCAGCTGGGGAGAGAAGGAAAGACGATCCTGTATTCTAGTCATGACGCGCAAGAGTTAGAAACACTATGTACATCATTTTTAATTCTAAAAGAAGGAGAGCTATTATTTTACGGGTCAAAGCAAAAAGTGAGACAGTTCGGTTCGGTTGCACAATCTGAAAACTTTGCGGAAACGCTTGGAGAGATTGTTGGGTGA
- a CDS encoding ABC transporter permease, which yields MVWTIAITRIKLLLQSPWSWLGLIVPVLVLIFLDMSVEKTSEATKIPVVIVDEDETEYSKTVIDRVSKNPAVAVSVRNEDEARNQVETQKAAIGFFLPAGFMESIQKNDEDGLVTMWLTSGSISHGLVREIFASEVKRLSSNSYGANTVLKTYGKSEKLDAKEQATVWKDAWAYSDKHWEPKPLMTIDYKVGVTRESSVEDSGGVASIYVPGMLVLLMLVSFLYNSWPIKDRDSGMRSRVPYAAGRFSAYWFGNALGVLLLQLTLLVLLFSYGWWRNELTLNVATIFGLIGYVLFLNALSLLFAYFVHSNRTWQAITLFVVLCTSLLSGTFFPSDELSSILQRAAEWTPQYWIVSSFNQETLMIPFIFVGLSIILFVLTTIKAGDSA from the coding sequence ATGGTCTGGACAATTGCCATTACACGTATAAAATTATTACTTCAAAGTCCGTGGAGCTGGCTGGGACTCATCGTTCCGGTTCTCGTGCTGATTTTTTTAGACATGTCCGTGGAAAAAACAAGTGAAGCGACCAAGATTCCTGTTGTGATTGTAGACGAAGATGAAACCGAATACTCAAAAACGGTTATAGATAGAGTGAGTAAAAATCCAGCGGTCGCTGTAAGTGTTCGTAACGAGGATGAGGCGCGAAATCAGGTCGAGACGCAAAAAGCCGCCATCGGTTTCTTTTTACCTGCAGGGTTTATGGAAAGCATACAGAAAAATGATGAAGATGGGCTTGTTACGATGTGGCTTACTTCTGGTTCGATTTCTCATGGATTAGTCCGTGAGATTTTTGCAAGTGAAGTGAAGCGGTTATCGAGTAATTCGTACGGAGCGAACACGGTGTTAAAAACTTACGGAAAAAGTGAGAAACTCGATGCCAAGGAGCAAGCAACGGTCTGGAAAGATGCTTGGGCCTATAGCGACAAACATTGGGAGCCGAAACCTCTTATGACCATTGACTATAAAGTTGGGGTAACGAGAGAATCGTCAGTAGAAGATTCGGGTGGTGTCGCTTCGATCTATGTTCCAGGGATGCTCGTACTTCTCATGTTAGTTAGTTTTTTATATAACAGCTGGCCGATTAAAGACCGTGATTCGGGTATGCGGTCGAGAGTACCCTATGCAGCAGGTCGATTCTCAGCTTACTGGTTCGGAAATGCACTAGGCGTGTTACTTTTGCAGCTAACATTGCTTGTTTTGTTATTCAGTTATGGCTGGTGGAGAAATGAGTTAACGTTGAACGTGGCAACGATTTTTGGTTTGATCGGCTACGTCTTATTTCTAAACGCACTATCGCTTCTGTTTGCTTATTTCGTACACAGCAACCGCACATGGCAAGCGATCACACTCTTCGTCGTTTTATGCACATCGCTTTTGAGCGGAACTTTTTTTCCGAGCGATGAGCTTTCAAGCATTTTACAACGCGCTGCAGAATGGACGCCGCAATATTGGATCGTATCATCGTTTAACCAAGAAACACTTATGATCCCTTTTATATTTGTTGGTCTAAGCATCATTTTATTCGTACTTACAACCATAAAGGCAGGTGACAGCGCTTGA